The Ammoniphilus oxalaticus genome contains a region encoding:
- a CDS encoding DUF2768 family protein produces MDKEMASLVAIGLMFLANVLIVFARKKLRGFFRFSVSFIAFILLLPSFLLILAVLL; encoded by the coding sequence GTGGATAAGGAGATGGCATCGCTCGTGGCGATCGGCTTGATGTTTTTAGCAAACGTCTTGATCGTATTCGCTCGTAAAAAATTACGCGGATTTTTCCGTTTCAGCGTTTCCTTCATTGCATTTATCTTACTTTTACCATCCTTTCTGCTTATCCTAGCCGTATTGTTATGA
- a CDS encoding 2Fe-2S iron-sulfur cluster-binding protein — translation MKTSVTFQPKGKVVSVNKGEILLQTALKNRVYINNRCGGKGSCTTCKIQILSDQDGVSFPSPREKRLLSEEDLAVGIRLACQTRVFERCEVSIIENTWKSIVNRNRSSKQSVEEETEE, via the coding sequence ATGAAAACATCCGTTACATTTCAACCAAAAGGGAAAGTCGTTTCCGTTAACAAGGGTGAAATTTTATTGCAGACCGCTTTGAAAAATCGGGTCTACATTAACAATAGATGCGGGGGAAAAGGATCCTGTACGACGTGTAAAATTCAAATTTTGTCAGATCAAGACGGTGTGTCGTTTCCTTCGCCGCGAGAAAAGCGGTTGTTAAGCGAAGAGGACTTAGCCGTCGGAATTCGGCTTGCCTGTCAAACGCGCGTCTTTGAACGGTGTGAGGTATCCATTATCGAAAACACATGGAAATCAATCGTAAATAGAAACAGATCATCGAAACAATCGGTAGAAGAGGAGACAGAAGAATGA
- the spoIVA gene encoding stage IV sporulation protein A: MERVDIFKDIAERTGGDIYIGVVGPVRTGKSTFIKRFMELVVLPNIVNESDRSRAKDELPQSAAGRTIMTTEPKFVPNQAVEIHVAEGLDINVRMVDCVGYAVNGAKGYEDENGPRMINTPWYDEPIPFEEAAEIGTRKVIQDHSTLGVVVTTDGSIAEIPREGYIESEERVVAELKEVGKPFIIVVNSVHPDRAETQELRQELIEKYDVPVLTVSVDDMVESDIMTTLKEVLFEFPVHEVNVNLPSWVMVLHEDHWLRQNYEESVRETVQEIRRLRDVDAVVGQFTEYDFIEKAALSDMNMGQGIAEIDLYAPDHLYDEILKEVVGVEIRGKDHLLQLMQEFSFAKKEYDRVSVALNMVRQTGYGIAPPSIEEMALDEPEIIRQGSRFGVRLKATAPSIHMIRVDVESEFSPIIGTEKQSEELVRYLMQDFEDDPLSIWNSDIFGRSLSSIVNEGISAKLGMMPENARYKLQETLQRIINEGSGGLIAIIL; this comes from the coding sequence GTGGAACGAGTCGATATTTTTAAGGATATCGCTGAGCGCACTGGCGGAGATATCTACATAGGAGTTGTAGGTCCGGTTAGAACGGGTAAATCAACTTTTATCAAACGGTTTATGGAGCTCGTGGTTCTACCGAATATAGTCAATGAGTCAGATCGTTCCCGCGCAAAGGATGAACTGCCTCAAAGCGCGGCAGGACGCACAATCATGACGACCGAACCTAAATTCGTTCCCAATCAGGCAGTTGAAATTCATGTGGCTGAAGGATTGGATATTAACGTACGTATGGTCGATTGTGTTGGGTACGCGGTAAATGGCGCAAAAGGGTATGAAGATGAAAATGGTCCGCGGATGATCAATACCCCTTGGTATGACGAGCCTATCCCGTTTGAGGAAGCGGCAGAGATTGGAACGCGCAAAGTGATCCAAGATCATTCCACGCTAGGCGTTGTCGTCACGACAGACGGCTCGATAGCCGAAATTCCGCGTGAAGGTTATATTGAATCAGAAGAGCGTGTTGTCGCAGAGTTAAAAGAAGTCGGCAAACCGTTTATTATCGTCGTCAACTCCGTGCATCCAGATCGCGCGGAGACGCAAGAATTGCGTCAAGAGTTGATCGAAAAGTATGATGTGCCCGTGCTCACGGTGAGCGTGGATGACATGGTTGAATCCGATATCATGACGACACTAAAAGAAGTGTTGTTCGAATTCCCAGTTCATGAAGTGAACGTTAATTTACCAAGCTGGGTGATGGTCTTACATGAGGACCATTGGCTTCGTCAAAATTATGAGGAAAGTGTCAGAGAGACTGTCCAAGAAATTCGGCGTTTACGCGATGTGGATGCGGTCGTTGGTCAGTTCACTGAATATGACTTTATCGAAAAAGCGGCTTTGTCCGATATGAATATGGGGCAAGGGATCGCCGAGATCGACTTGTATGCTCCCGATCATTTATACGACGAGATTTTAAAGGAAGTTGTCGGCGTCGAAATCCGCGGCAAAGATCATCTATTGCAATTGATGCAAGAATTCTCCTTTGCTAAAAAGGAATACGATCGGGTGTCCGTCGCTTTGAATATGGTCCGTCAAACGGGCTATGGAATTGCGCCGCCCTCTATTGAGGAGATGGCTTTGGATGAACCGGAGATCATCCGTCAAGGCAGCCGCTTTGGTGTCAGGTTGAAAGCGACCGCTCCGTCGATTCACATGATTCGGGTCGATGTCGAATCGGAATTTTCCCCGATTATCGGCACGGAAAAACAGAGCGAAGAGCTCGTTCGTTACCTGATGCAAGACTTCGAGGACGATCCGCTTAGCATTTGGAATTCGGACATCTTTGGCCGATCGCTCAGCTCCATTGTCAATGAAGGCATCTCAGCCAAATTGGGCATGATGCCAGAAAATGCGCGATATAAATTGCAAGAAACATTGCAACGCATCATCAACGAAGGTTCCGGCGGCTTAATCGCCATCATCTTATAG